AATCCACGCGGGAGTCGCTGCGGCGCGCGGAGCGGGACTCGGAGCTGCTGCTCGGCGCGGCAGGCGAGCTGGGCGAGCGCGTGGCGGACCTGCGCATCGAGCGGGAGAGCGCATCCGCGCGCATGGCCGCGGGCGGCGTCGTCACGGAAGCGCTGCGCGAGCAGGTGGAGCGCTTCGACCGGGTGATGGCGCTGGACGCGGCTCGCGACGAGGTGGAGAAGGCGCACGCCCTGGCGGACATCTACCGCGAGGAGCACCAGCCCCACTCCGCGCCCGAGCGCGTGAAGTAGGGCAGGGCGCTTCTTCAGGTCCGCCGCGCCGTCTGGTGCAGCTCCAGCACGATGTTGCCGCCCTTGAAGAGCCGCACCGCGCCGGACGTCTGGCTCACCGTGAGAGCGATGCAGTGCGTGGAGGACGTGATGCCCGCGGAGGCCGCGTGGCGCGCTCCCAGGCCCAGGGGAATCTTCACCGTGTCGTCGTTGGCGGACAGGTAGCGGCCCGCGGACAGCACCACGCCGTCCTCGCGGATGACGAACGCGCCGTCCAGCACGGAGAAGTTCTTGATGGCGTCGCGGATCTTCGGGTCGAGCACGTTGCGCTCGGACTCCGACAGGCCCTGGAACGGGTTGATGGTGAGCTGCCGGCTCTTCTCCAGCACGCTCGTGTGGTCACCAATCGTGATGATGGTCCCGATGGGGTGGCCCTCGAAGCCCTCCTGGCCAATCTGCAGCGCCAGCTGGATGAGCGCGTCCACCACCTGCGAGTTGAACTCCTCGCCCAGCTTCACGCCCTCGATGGCCAGCCGGTCGTCCAGCGACCCGCCGATGCGCATCTGCATCAGCGTGTCCGGCGCGCGGCCCACCTTGCCCGTCATGCAGAGCACCAGGTCGCCTTCCTTGAACGCGCCCTGGGACAGCGCGGACACGAGCGCCACCTTCACTCGCTCCGTGCGCGAGTAGTCGTACGCGGGGATGACGAGCGCGCTCAGCTTCTTGCGCAGGAGCTCCTGCGCCAGCGGCTCCAACGTCACCGCGTACACCAGCTTCTTGCGCGCGGGCTTACCCCGGAGGTCCTCCGGCGCAATGGGCGTGTCGCAGATGTAGAGGAAGTGGTCGACCTCGCTCTTGGCGGCCAGGGAGAGCGCCGAGCGCAAGAATTCCCGATCGAACTTCGTGTTGTCGCTCAAGGCGCCCCTCGTGCACCCTTCGTTTTAGAGCAGGTCAGCTTGACACTGGCAGCTGCATGAATAAAGCTTTCGGGCCCTTTTTTTCGGGGGCAGGCCCCCTCTACCCGTCCAACGGAGCCGCAGGCTGTGAACCAGAAAGATCTCAAGCGTTACAAGAAGATGCTCGAGGACAGCAAAGCGAGCCTGCTCGAAAGCGCG
This DNA window, taken from Corallococcus coralloides DSM 2259, encodes the following:
- a CDS encoding PspA/IM30 family protein, whose protein sequence is MFGFLKRKKTPAAPVDPLATFDRLIEDLERQAAEVRKSAATLLALKGELSRGVTRYTARLGDIAGRRQTAHDRGDAKGVGVLERDRVQTERLLESTRESLRRAERDSELLLGAAGELGERVADLRIERESASARMAAGGVVTEALREQVERFDRVMALDAARDEVEKAHALADIYREEHQPHSAPERVK
- a CDS encoding DNA integrity scanning protein DisA nucleotide-binding domain protein, which codes for MSDNTKFDREFLRSALSLAAKSEVDHFLYICDTPIAPEDLRGKPARKKLVYAVTLEPLAQELLRKKLSALVIPAYDYSRTERVKVALVSALSQGAFKEGDLVLCMTGKVGRAPDTLMQMRIGGSLDDRLAIEGVKLGEEFNSQVVDALIQLALQIGQEGFEGHPIGTIITIGDHTSVLEKSRQLTINPFQGLSESERNVLDPKIRDAIKNFSVLDGAFVIREDGVVLSAGRYLSANDDTVKIPLGLGARHAASAGITSSTHCIALTVSQTSGAVRLFKGGNIVLELHQTARRT